A part of Daphnia pulex isolate KAP4 chromosome 6, ASM2113471v1 genomic DNA contains:
- the LOC124196264 gene encoding eIF-2-alpha kinase activator GCN1-like: MDDKPLAKALKDLPLRVQSASYLERFQVFKALNDAFSDTTSDVSEGVIKGVCRVLVFTLPRYHKSSSRKLVQDFLLVLLKHHNAPTVQHLSATLAAYSTAYRNVASSETLAKELLAAFDWSSKLLVHGFKDASNCTGVAFQKLVEAQSCLYTSILASKSKKMSEKANHRLVQGWKQIPGSEAQYWAALCELETSFQSLVFSCALLTFVQANKNAELLQSMRRSLLDSFIKIAITTKVKPDVYFVEQCKPFLKLLTHEDFKSLLLPALLKGMLRSPEIILGCVGQVLASVSIDLSAYAADLAKPIVTCLHSKEDITRAEASIATEALAKQCSEAAAVRGLLNLYFGVLQGSEGKLTLASHKISILEGIGHLSKHCATGASTHQLSCDAAEHFVKILDTEVHEGTLTQALSALLLWTNRFAATIPKSLMEMFKKGMGLKTSTPGIRTGYIRCMAASLHGESLPQGIELIPVLLKSLERATAQPTQAAIVSEGLTAATLLLRCANLDVKAETQCGPLWSILSDGDKLLFVNEKMLSSFSEEIWHEVVLLCESLFVNHEQRIGDKTAPYYRAMVLALTRPNFSLRTRAAAAVKKIFHPTSGSSIDRSLALVAEFTNYLHTVKVTSGIRNREEGESAGGVLSASLTETDANSLIFCLQTITTVKGLSQDKYNRLAVACFKAAHHPAIAAIQPLCWYYIVKHFGQVPKTLVTRCYAQLKEELIKNHKPGAWPEASLSGLMKLAPEETIKDVLDAVSATLGQEELLKVTRDDYFTFLTREGELYDRSVLENAKEEAARNIKRESKAYSYKEQMEELQLIRELEEKRIREGKKKGPEMSPKQKEAIRVQLEKESAIRSKVAALDVVVRQVCSMLKSAIDNVPSVLSNQLTQLVPWMMRAMSSPVAAPLLTPLWVDLRKSVFEPDMELLAKSIANVTLRLSKPMCDLDPAWETESIDDASRRVLKQVIRASATPLNASTFTYTFPFVRGTLKLLGSKEEALAVQGIQLIERHAGLRSVGKHGQSYPQNNPRLLPLKEMMELLIHLIGTTSGREQQTAYAALLEVAAAATGKAGCAVATDEELNCLLDSLESSVDSVRDACLHSLSVLLPVLTRNRVKTFTNHLNHRLWVAKFDVVPEIREKGEQLWAAAQLQPVKNMFELVLQDVTHMVEPIRAAGAEALASALQLNAAEVDPTAKRLIKLYGDRLDLTPAVLDNFGRELQPPIDVWEPRAGIGLALYRLVPLMEEVTVVRLASFFVPKGLGDREDSVKKNMLNAAVAMVDQHGKETITKLLPVFEKFMDVAPKSGSFDSVRQSVVILMGSLARHLEKEDSRVKPIIYKLVDALSTPSQPVQEAVANCLPPLVPAIKDEVAPLVQRLLQKLLSSNNYGDRKGAAYGIAGIVKGLGILSLKQLDIMTSLTDAIQNKKNARHREGALFAFEQLCSMLGRLFEPYVVHVLPHLLLCFGDGDKFVREAADDTAKAVMSKLSAHGVKLVLPSLLAALEQDSWRTKTGSVELLGAMAYCAPRQLSSCLPGIVPKLIEVLGDSHVKVQAAGAQALQIIGSVIRNPEIQAIVPVLLEALQDPAKKTSSCLATLLETKFVHFIDAPSLALIMPVVQRAFQDRSTETRKMAAQIIGNMYSLTDQKDLSPYLSTIIPGLKASLLDPVPDVRSVSARALGAMVRGMGEASFDDLLPWLMQTLTSESSSVDRSGAAQGLSEVVGGLGVDKLHKLMPEIIATAERQDIAPHVKDGYITMFIYLPGVFQNEFTPYISQIIPSILKALADENEFVRDTALRAGQRIVNMYADTAIMLLLPELELGLFDDNWRIRYSSIQLLGDLLYKISGVSGKMSTETASEDDNFGTEQSHKAIMATLGSERRNRVLAGLYMGRSDVALLVRQAALHVWKVVVTNTPRTLREILSTLFNLLLSCLASSVYDKRQVAARTLGDLVRKLGERVLPEIIPILEDGLNSDEPDTRQGVCIGLSEIMASTSRDMVMTFVDSLVPTVRKALCDPLSEVRQAAAKTFDSLHSTVGGRALDDILPFMLEALNDPEQGENALDGLRQVMAIKPRVVLPYLIPHLTAPPVNTKALSVLASVAGDALARHFNRLLPALLAAVTSAAGTPAEAQEVEYCQVVLLSVQDEQGIRAIMDELLTSTKSDKKVMRRAAVSLLAGFCTHTKADYTQYVPQLLRGLIHLLTDTDAGVLNPALEALNSVIKTLDATQQMAHVGDLRQAVRFAMSDLKGQEFLPGCCLAKGIAPLLPVYREAILNGPPEMKEQAAQGLGELIKLTSPEALKPSVVAITGPLIRILGDRFAFGVKVAVLETLALLLAKVGALLKPFLPQLQTTFVKSLSDPNRQVRLKAATALSHLIVIHTRADPLFNELYTSIKTTDDSSIRETSLQALRGVITPAGDKMSEPIRKSILATLQSMLSHPEDTTRSAAAGCLGALFRRLPADELEALVNECLIHDDPSLDWTLRHGKSACLSVALKEAAEQVYTPEWRDKLHRVLLSYLAADRIPIVSNSIRAIGFLFKHLMSSTSGGSPVSFPVPLSQPFAKTLNHASNEVKQLVAQTSHYLGRHSKTALPSDFLKVLLPQLVNGTKEKNTAVRSACEAALVTLLRLRHNDETQQQCVNLLDPGARDSLSEVISKVLRKMASQPETKEEELDATLVS; this comes from the exons ATGGATGACAAACCG TTAGCGAAAGCGCTGAAAGATTTACCCTTGAGGGTACAATCAGCCAGCTATCTCGAACGTTTTCAAGTATTTAAAGCACTAAACGATGCCTTCTCGGACACGACTTCTG ATGTCAGTGAGGGTGTTATTAAAGGAGTGTGTAGAGTTTTGGTCTTTACACTACCAAGATACCACAAGAGTTCCTCAAGAAAATTGGTTCAAGATTTCTTGCTTGTTCTACTAAAGCACCACAATGCACCAACAGTACAACATCTTTCCGCCACTTTGGCTGCATATTCTACAGCCTACAGGAATGTTGCGTCATC gGAAACACTGGCAAAAGAACTGCTTGCTGCTTTTGACTGGTCAAGTAAATTGCTGGTCCATGGATTCAAAGATGCCTCAAATTGTACAGGTGTTGCTTTCCAAAAGTTAGTTGAAGCCCAATCTTGTTTGTACACCAGTATTTTGGCTTCAAAATCCAAGAAGATGTCTGAAAAAGCAAATCACAG actggtgCAAGGATGGAAACAAATTCCTGGATCAGAAGCCCAATATTGGGCAGCTTTGTGTGAACTTGAGACGTCTTTCCAGTCTTTGGTGTTCAGCTGTGCTCTTCTGACCTTCGTTCAAGCTAACAAGAATGCTGAGCTATTGCAATCAATGAGACGCTCGTTGTTGGATTCCTTCATCAAGATCGCCATCACCACTAAAGTTAAGCCAGATGTCTACTTTGTGGAGCAGTGCAAGCCGTTTTTGAAACTACTTACACACGAAGATTTCAAAAGTCTACTTCTTCCTGCTTTGCTGAAAGGCATGCTTCGTAGCCCGGAAATTATCCTAGGATGCGTCGGCCAAGTGCTTGCCTCCGTCTCTATTGATTTGAGCGCATATGCCGCTGATTTGGCCAAACCTATAGTCACTTGCCTTCACTCCAAAGAGGACATTACCCGAGCGGAAGCATCAATTGCCACCGAGGCCTTGGCCAAGCAATGCAGCGAGGCAGCAGCGGTTCGCGGACTCTTAAATCTTTACTTTGGCGTCCTGCAGGGTTCCGAGGGAAAGTTGACCCTTGCCTCGCACAAGATCTCCATCCTCGAAGGGATCGGCCACTTGAGCAAACACTGTGCCACCGGCGCCAGCACTCACCAATTGAGCTGCGACGCTGCAGAACACTTTGTTAAAATTCTGGACACGGAAGTTCACGAAGGGACCTTAACTCAAGCTCTTTCGGCTCTTTTGCTATGGACGAATCGTTTCGCAGCCACAATCCCAAAGTCGCTGATGGAAATGTTCAAGAAAGGAATGGGATTGAAGACGTCAACACCTGGAATCAGAACGGGATACATACGTTGCATGGCAGCATCTTTGCACGGGGAAAGCTTGCCTCAAGGCATTGAATTGATTCCTGTTCTCTTGAAATCATTGGAACGAGCAACTGCTCAGCCAACGCAAGCAGCTATCGTCTCGGAGGGTCTGACTGCCGCTACTTTGTTGCTACGATGCGCCAATTTAGATGTGAag GCGGAAACTCAGTGCGGTCCTTTATGGAGCATTCTTTCAGATGGggacaaattattatttgttaatgAGAAAATGTTATCCTCGTTCAGCGAAGAGATATGGCACGAAGTGGTCTTACTCTGCGAATCGCTCTTCGTCAACCACGAACAACGGATCGGTGATAAAACGGCGCCTTACTACCGTGCGATGGTTCTCGCACTTACTCGACCAAATTTCTCCCTTCGTACTCGAGCTGCTGCCGCTGTCAAGAAGATTTTTCATCCCACCAGCGGGTCCAGCATCGATCGTTCTCTAGCCTTAGTTGCAGAGTTTACCAACTATTTGCACACCGTGAAAGTTACCAGCGGTATTCGAAATCGTGAGGAAGGCGAGTCGGCTGGAGGAGTTCTTTCTGCCTCGCTGACCGAGACGGACGCCAATTCGCTGATTTTCTGCCTGCAGACAATCACCACCGTGAAGGGGCTATCCCAAGACAAGTACAATCGATTGGCTGTAGCCTGTTTCAAAGCCGCTCACCACCCGGCCATCGCCGCTATTCAGCCCCTTTGCTGGTACTACATCGTCAAGCATTTTGGTCAGGTCCCCAAAACCCTCGTGACCCGGTGTTATGCACAGCTGAAGGAAGAATTGATCAAAAATCACAAGCCGGGAGCTTGGCCGGAAGCATCCCTTTCTGGACTCATGAAATTAGCTCCCGAAGAGACAATCAAGGACGTGCTAGACGCAGTCAGCGCCACCCTGGGCCAAGAAGAATTGCTCAAAGTGACGCGCGACGATTACTTCACTTTTTTAACGAGAGAAGGCGAACTGTACGACAGGAGCGTCCTGGAAAACGCGAAAGAGGAAGCCGCTCGGAATATCAAGCGAGAATCAAAAGCCTATTCGTACAAAGAGCAAATGGAAGAGCTGCAGCTCATCCGGGAACTGGAAGAGAAACGGATACGAGAGGGTAAAAAGAAGGGGCCCGAAATGTCGCCCAAACAGAAGGAGGCCATTCGCGTCCAGTTGGAGAAGGAGAGCGCCATCAGAAGCAAAGTTGCGGCCTTGGATGTCGTCGTCCGACAGGTGTGTTCCATGCTGAAATCGGCCATCGACAACGTGCCCAGTGTGCTGTCGAATCAGCTGACGCAGCTCGTTCCCTGGATGATGCGAGCCATGAGCTCTCCCGTAGCAGCTCCACTGCTGACACCACTCTGGGTCGACTTGAGGAAATCCGTCTTTGAACCCGACATGGAACTATTAGCCAAGAGCATTGCCAACGTCACTCTACGCCTCTCCAAGCCCATGTGCGATCTGGATCCGGCCTGGGAAACTGAATCGATTGACGATGCCTCGCGACGAGTTCTCAAGCAGGTCATTCGTGCCTCCGCTACTCCGCTGAACGCCTCTACATTCACCTACACGTTTCCATTTGTACGCGGGACGTTGAAACTTCTCGGATCCAAGGAGGAAGCTTTGGCTGTCCAGGGCATCCAGTTGATTGAGCGACATGCTGGTCTGAGATCGGTCGGCAAGCACGGCCAATCTTATCCGCAAAACAATCCCCGCCTACTTCCACTGAAGGAGATGATGGAGCTGCTGATTCATTTGATTGGAACCACTTCCGGCAGAGAACAACAGACAGCCTATGCGGCATTGCTGGAAGTAGCAGCGGCCGCCACTGGGAAAGCCGGTTGTGCCGTGGCCACCGACGAGGAACTCAATTGTCTGCTGGATAGTCTGGAGAGTAGCGTAGACTCTGTCCGAGACGCCTGTCTTCACAGCTTGAGCGTCTTGCTGCCCGTCCTGACACGTAATCGAGTCAAAACGTTCACCAATCATCTGAACCACAGACTGTGGGTGGCGAAATTCGACGTGGTTCCCGAGATTCGCGAGAAGGGCGAACAACTCTGGGCCGCTGCTCAGCTACAGCCGGTCAAAAACATGTTCGAGCTGGTGCTGCAAGATGTCACTCACATGGTGGAACCCATCAGGGCGGCCGGAGCTGAGGCCCTCGCTTCTGCTTTGCAACTCAATGCGGCCGAAGTTGACCCGACCGCCAAGCGCCTCATCAAATTGTACGGCGACAGATTGGATTTGACACCGGCCGTCTTGGACAACTTTGGTCGCGAACTACAGCCGCCGATCGATGTTTGGGAGCCTCGAGCTGGCATCGGCTTGGCTCTCTACAGACTTGTACCGTTGATGGAGGAAGTCACTGTTGTCCGTTTGGCGTCATTCTTTGTGCCCAAAGGACTGGGCGACCGCGAAGACAGCGTCAAGAAGAACATGCTGAACGCTGCTGTCGCCATGGTGGACCAACACGGCAAGGAGACCATCACCAAACTGCTCCCAGTCTTTGAGAAATTCATGGATGTTGCCCCCAAGTCTGGCAGTTTCGACTCTGTTCGCCAGTCGGTCGTCATTCTGATGGGCTCATTGGCCCGCCATTTGGAGAAGGAAGATTCCCGTGTTAAGCCCATCATTTACAAATTGGTGGACGCTTTGTCGACGCCGTCGCAGCCCGTCCAAGAGGCCGTGGCCAACTGTCTGCCGCCATTGGTTCCGGCCATTAAAGATGAAGTCGCTCCTTTGGTGCAACGTCTGCTCCAGAAACTGCTGTCGTCCAACAACTACGGCGATCGTAAAGGAGCCGCCTATGGCATTGCCGGCATCGTCAAGGGCCTGGGCATTTTATCGTTGAAACAACTGGACATTATGACCAGCCTGACGGACGCTATTCAGAACAAGAAGAATGCACGACATCGCGAAGGAGCTCTCTTTGCTTTTGAGCAGCTTTGCTCCATGCTGGGCCGTCTGTTCGAGCCTTATGTCGTCCACGTTCTGCCACATTTGCTACTTTGTTTCGGCGATGGAGACAAATTTGTCCGCGAAGCGGCCGATGACACGGCCAAGGCTGTCATGAGCAAATTGAGCGCTCACGGAGTCAAGTTGGTGTTGCCCTCGTTACTCGCTGCTCTGGAACAAGATTCGTGGAGGACCAAAACGGGATCGGTTGAACTCCTCGGCGCCATGGCTTATTGCGCTCCTCGGCAACTCTCTTCTTGCCTTCCTGGTATCGTCCCCAAGCTCATCGAGGTTTTGGGTGACAGTCACGTCAAAGTCCAGGCAGCCGGAGCTCAGGCCCTTCAGATTATTGGCTCAGTTATCCGAAACCCCGAAATTCAAGCCATTGTGCCTGTTCTGTTGGAGGCGCTTCAAGATCCTGCCAAAAAGACGTCGTCTTGTCTGGCCACTCTACTGGAAACCAAATTCGTCCACTTTATCGACGCCCCTTCGTTGGCTCTCATCATGCCCGTCGTTCAACGCGCCTTCCAGGACCGCTCGACCGAAACGCGTAAAATGGCAGCGCAGATTATCGGCAACAT GTACTCGTTGACGGATCAAAAGGATTTGAGCCCGTATTTGTCTACCATTATCCCTGGATTGAAAGCTTCTCTGTTGGATCCTGTCCCGGACGTGCGAAGCGTTTCCGCCCGCGCTCTGGGCGCCATGGTACGTGGAATGGGTGAAGCTTCGTTTGACGATCTTCTGCCCTGGTTGATGCAAACTCTGACATCCGAGTCGTCGTCGGTGGATCGATCTGGCGCCGCTCAGGGATTGTCGGAAGTGGTGGGTGGCCTGGGCGTCGACAAACTTCACAAACTGATGCCCGAGATTATCGCCACCGCCGAACGCCAGGATATTGCCCCTCATGTCAAG GATGGTTACATCACCATGTTCATCTACTTGCCCGGAGTGTTCCAGAATGAATTCACGCCTTACATTAGCCAGATTATTCCTTCTATCCTGAAGGCGCTCGCCGACGAGAATGAGTTTGTCAGAGACACGGCCCTGCGCGCCGGCCAGCGCATTGTCAACATGTACGCCGACACGGCCATCATGCTTCTGTTGCCCGAACTGGAGCTGGGTCTCTTTGACGACAACTGGCGTATTCGCTACAGCTCGATCCAACTGCTGGGCGATTTGCTGTACAAGATTTCCGGCGTGTCTGGTAAAATGTCGACGGAAACGGCCAGCGAGGATGACAACTTTGGAACGGAGCAGTCTCACAAGGCCATCATGGCCACGTTGGGCTCGGAGAGACGCAACCGCGTCTTGGCCGGCCTTTACATGGGTCGCTCTGACGTGGCCCTACTCGTCAGGCAGGCAGCCCTGCACGTCTGGAAGGTGGTTGTCACCAACACGCCCAGGACGCTGCGCGAAATCCTGTCCACCCTGTTCAATTTATTGCTGAGCTGTTTGGCCAGCTCGGTCTACGATAAGAGGCAGGTGGCTGCCCGCACCCTGGGCGACCTCGTCCGCAAATTGGGAGAGCGAGTCCTTCCGGAAATCATTCCCATCCTAGAAGATGGACTCAATTCGGACGAACCCGACACTcgacag GGAGTCTGTATTGGCCTGTCGGAGATCATGGCGTCGACGTCCCGCGATATGGTCATGACCTTTGTCGACAGTCTGGTGCCGACCGTCCGCAAGGCCCTTTGCGACCCGTTGTCCGAGGTGAGACAGGCCGCTGCCAAGACGTTCGACAGCCTTCACAGCACGGTGGGCGGTCGAGCCCTCGACGACATTTTGCCCTTCATGTTGGAAGCTCTCAACGATCCCGAGCAGGGTGAGAACGCCCTGGACGGCCTTCGCCAAGTGATGGCCATCAAACCGCGCGTCGTTCTCCCCTACTTGATTCCGCATCTCACGGCCCCGCCCGTCAACACCAAAGCGCTTTCGGTTCTGGCCTCGGTGGCCGGCGACGCTTTGGCCCGACACTTTAACCGCCTGTTGCCCGCCCTTTTGGCCGCCGTGACGTCTGCTGCCGGAACGCCGGCCGAGGCCCAGGAAGTGGAATACTGCCAGGTGGTGTTGCTGTCTGTCCAGGACGAGCAGGGCATCCGCGCCATCATGGACGAGCTGTTGACTTCGACCAAGTCGGACAAGAAGGTGATGCGACGGGCGGCCGTCTCGCTGCTGGCCGGCTTCTGCACCCACACGAAAGCGGATTACACGCAGTACGTGCCGCAGCTCCTGCGCGGTCTCATCCATCTGCTGACGGACACGGATGCGGGCGTCTTAAACCCGGCGCTAGAGGCGCTGAATTCGGTCATCAAGACTCTGGACGCGACCCAACAGATGGCGCACGTCGGCGACCTTCGTCAAGCTGTTCGCTTTGCCATGAGTGACCTCAAAGGTCAAGAATTCCTGCCTGGCTGTTGTCTGGCCAAGGGTATCGCTCCTTTGCTGCCCGTCTACCGCGAGGCCATTTTGAACGGACCTCCCGAGATGAAAGAACAAGCCGCTCAAGGATTAGGCGAGCTGATTAAGTTGACATCACCTGAAGCTCTCAAGCCGTCGGTTGTGGCCATAACCGGACCGCTTATCCGTATCCTCGGCGATCGATTCGCTTTCGGTGTCAAGGTGGCCGTTTTGGAGACGCTGGCCCTCCTGCTGGCCAAAGTGGGTGCCCTCTTGAAGCCCTTCCTGCCGCAGCTGCAGACGACGTTTGTCAAATCGCTGAGCGATCCCAACCGTCAAGTCCGTCTCAAGGCGGCAACGGCTCTCAGTCACTTGATTGTTATCCACACGCGGGCCGATCCCCTCTTTAATGAGCTCTACACCAGCATCAAGACGACGGACGATTCGTCCATCAGGGAGACGTCGCTGCAGGCCCTCAGAGGCGTTATCACTCCGGCCGGCGACAAGATGAGTGAGCCCATCCGCAAGTCCATCTTGGCCACTCTACAGTCGATGCTGTCGCATCCGGAAGACACGACTCGATCGGCCGCCGCCGGATGTCTGGGCGCCCTCTTCCGTCGCCTGCCCGCCGACGAGCTGGAAGCCCTGGTCAACGAATGCCTGATCCACGACGATCCGTCGCTGGACTGGACGCTACGTCACGGCAAGAGCGCCTGTCTCTCGGTGGCCCTCAAGGAAGCGGCCGAACAGGTCTACACGCCGGAATGGCGCGACAAGTTGCACCGCGTCCTTCTCAGTTATTTGGCGGCCGACCGGATTCCCATCGTGTCAAACAGCATCCGGGCCATCGGTTTCCTCTTCAAGCACCTGATGTCGAGCACTAGCGGCGGCAGTCCGGTCTCGTTTCCGGTCCCGTTGAGCCAGCCGTTCGCCAAGACTCTGAATCACGCCAGCAATGAAGTGAAGCAGCTGGTGGCCCAGACGAGCCACTATCTGGGCCGTCACTCTAAAACGGCCCTTCCGTCTGATTTCCTGAAAGTTTTGCTGCCGCAGCTGGTGAACGGCACCAAAGAGAAGAACACGGCCGTCCGGTCGGCCTGCGAGGCGGCCCTGGTGACCCTGCTGCGCCTGCGACACAATGACGAAACGCAGCAGCAATGCGTCAACTTGCTGGATCCCGGAGCTCGCGACTCGCTCTCCGAGGTCATCTCCAAAGTCTTGCGCAAAATGGCCAGTCAACCCGAAACGAAAGAAGAGGAACTGGACGCTACGCTGGTGtcataa